From Crateriforma spongiae, a single genomic window includes:
- a CDS encoding AAA family ATPase, which yields MSNVLRLALVDPNDSTRETVKAMLLGLETVWLEADCSRYEFFPDIVDQTSPDVGVVNLDSDQNKAIDLISRLSQSSPDTVILAASESNDGQLILTAIRSGAREFLTLPLSEEELASALQRVSQQKFGSAERGGRGSEIIAVAGATGGVGTTSVAVNLGCVLAEDPKNSVALVDLDLALGDADVFLDAIPDYTLADVVQNISRLDIQLLKKSLTKHSSGLYLLPRPVELRDTEVVDPESLRKVMGLMKASFSHLIVDLSKTYSPIDMVAIESASRVILVTQLDLPCLRNVVRLMMSFDETEGLQDKVEIVVNRAGLDSGQISLKKAKETLGREIFALLPNDYRTMIEVRNNGVPLVTQAPKAAITQAYREMAHKIVEPPQTTEAVDGDEAGGANESGWKRFWPVKSAKA from the coding sequence ATGAGCAACGTACTGCGACTCGCACTAGTCGATCCCAACGATTCGACTCGTGAAACCGTCAAAGCGATGTTGTTGGGGCTGGAAACGGTTTGGTTGGAAGCCGACTGTTCACGATACGAATTTTTTCCGGACATCGTTGATCAAACATCACCCGATGTCGGCGTGGTCAACTTGGACTCGGACCAAAACAAGGCCATTGATCTGATTTCGCGGCTGTCCCAGTCGTCGCCCGATACGGTGATCTTGGCCGCCAGTGAAAGCAACGACGGGCAACTCATTCTGACCGCGATCCGAAGCGGTGCTCGGGAATTTTTGACGCTACCCCTGAGCGAGGAAGAACTGGCATCGGCGCTTCAGCGTGTCAGCCAGCAGAAATTTGGTTCCGCCGAACGTGGCGGCCGTGGTAGCGAAATCATCGCCGTGGCCGGCGCGACCGGTGGCGTGGGGACCACCAGCGTCGCGGTCAACCTGGGCTGTGTACTGGCCGAGGATCCCAAGAACAGTGTGGCCTTGGTCGACCTGGACCTTGCGCTGGGTGATGCCGACGTCTTCTTGGATGCGATCCCCGACTACACCCTGGCGGATGTGGTCCAGAACATCTCGCGACTGGACATCCAGTTGCTGAAAAAGTCGCTGACCAAGCACTCCAGCGGCCTGTACCTTCTGCCGCGACCGGTTGAACTGCGCGACACCGAGGTGGTCGATCCGGAAAGCTTGCGAAAAGTCATGGGGCTGATGAAGGCTTCGTTTTCGCACCTGATCGTCGACCTGTCGAAAACGTACAGCCCGATTGACATGGTGGCGATCGAATCGGCCAGCCGCGTCATCTTGGTCACGCAGTTGGATCTGCCCTGTCTGCGAAACGTCGTTCGTTTGATGATGAGCTTCGACGAAACCGAAGGCTTGCAAGACAAAGTCGAAATCGTCGTTAACCGTGCCGGCTTGGACAGCGGCCAGATCAGTTTGAAGAAGGCCAAGGAAACACTTGGCCGTGAAATCTTTGCTCTGTTGCCCAACGACTATCGGACAATGATCGAGGTCCGCAACAACGGTGTGCCTTTGGTGACCCAAGCCCCCAAGGCCGCGATCACGCAAGCGTATCGCGAAATGGCGCACAAGATCGTTGAGCCGCCTCAAACCACCGAGGCTGTCGATGGCGACGAAGCGGGGGGCGCTAACGAGAGCGGATGGAAACGTTTCTGGCCGGTCAAGTCGGCCAAGGCCTGA